One Mycobacterium marseillense DNA window includes the following coding sequences:
- the ilvD gene encoding dihydroxy-acid dehydratase: MPTTDSARTADIKPRSRDVTDGLEKAAARGMLRAVGMGDEDFAKPQIGVASSWNEITPCNLSLDRLAKAVKEGVFSAGGYPLEFGTISVSDGISMGHEGMHFSLVSREVIADSVETVMQAERLDGSVLLAGCDKSLPGMLMAAARLDLASVFLYAGSILPGVAKLSDGSEREVTIIDAFEAVGACARGLMPREDVDAIERAICPGEGACGGMYTANTMASAAEALGMSLPGSAAPPATDRRRDGFARRSGAAVVELLRRGITARDILTKEAFENAIAVVMAFGGSTNAVLHLLAIAHEADVALTLDDFSRIGSKVPHLADVKPFGRHVMSHVDHIGGVPVMMKALLDAGLLHGDCLTVTGATVAQNLAEIAPPDPDGKVLRALSNPIHPTGGITILRGSLAPEGAVVKSAGFDSDVFEGTARVFDGERAALDALEDGTITKGDAVVIRYEGPKGGPGMREMLAITGAIKGAGLGKDVLLLTDGRFSGGTTGLCVGHIAPEAVDAGPIAFLRDGDRIRLDVANCVLDVLTDPAEFDSRRTGFTPPVPRYKTGVLAKYVKLVSSAAIGAVCG; encoded by the coding sequence ATGCCCACCACCGATTCGGCTCGGACCGCCGACATCAAGCCGCGTAGTCGTGACGTCACCGACGGCCTGGAGAAGGCCGCCGCCCGTGGCATGCTGCGGGCCGTAGGCATGGGCGACGAGGACTTCGCCAAGCCGCAGATCGGGGTCGCGTCGTCCTGGAACGAGATCACGCCGTGCAACCTCTCCCTGGACCGGCTCGCCAAGGCGGTCAAGGAGGGGGTGTTCTCGGCCGGCGGGTACCCCCTCGAGTTCGGCACCATCTCGGTGTCCGACGGCATTTCGATGGGCCACGAGGGCATGCACTTCTCGCTGGTGTCGCGCGAGGTGATCGCCGACAGCGTCGAGACGGTGATGCAGGCCGAACGCCTCGACGGCTCGGTGCTGCTGGCCGGCTGCGACAAGTCGCTGCCCGGAATGCTGATGGCCGCCGCGCGGCTGGACCTGGCCTCGGTGTTCCTCTACGCGGGCTCGATCCTGCCCGGGGTCGCCAAGCTTTCCGACGGCAGCGAGCGCGAGGTCACCATCATCGACGCGTTCGAGGCGGTGGGGGCGTGCGCCCGCGGGCTGATGCCGCGCGAGGACGTCGACGCCATCGAGCGGGCGATCTGTCCCGGCGAGGGCGCCTGTGGCGGCATGTACACGGCCAACACGATGGCCAGCGCGGCCGAGGCGCTCGGGATGTCGTTGCCAGGCAGCGCGGCGCCGCCGGCGACCGACCGCCGCCGCGACGGGTTCGCGCGGCGCAGCGGCGCGGCGGTCGTCGAACTGCTGCGGCGCGGGATCACCGCCCGCGACATCCTCACCAAGGAGGCGTTCGAGAACGCGATCGCGGTGGTGATGGCGTTCGGCGGTTCCACCAACGCGGTGCTGCATCTGCTGGCCATCGCCCACGAGGCCGACGTCGCGCTGACGCTCGACGACTTCAGCCGGATCGGATCGAAGGTTCCGCATTTGGCTGATGTCAAGCCGTTCGGCCGCCACGTCATGTCTCACGTCGACCACATCGGCGGCGTGCCGGTGATGATGAAGGCCTTGCTGGATGCCGGCCTGCTGCACGGCGATTGCCTGACGGTGACCGGCGCGACCGTGGCCCAGAACCTGGCCGAGATCGCCCCGCCCGACCCGGACGGCAAGGTGCTGCGGGCCCTGAGCAATCCCATCCACCCCACCGGCGGCATCACCATCCTGCGCGGATCGCTGGCGCCCGAGGGCGCGGTGGTCAAGTCTGCCGGTTTCGATTCCGACGTGTTCGAGGGCACCGCAAGGGTTTTCGACGGCGAGCGGGCCGCGCTGGATGCGCTGGAGGACGGCACCATCACCAAGGGTGACGCGGTCGTGATCCGCTACGAAGGCCCCAAGGGCGGGCCCGGCATGCGTGAAATGCTGGCCATCACGGGCGCAATCAAGGGCGCCGGCCTCGGCAAGGACGTGCTGTTGCTGACCGACGGCAGGTTCTCCGGCGGGACGACCGGCCTGTGCGTCGGGCACATCGCCCCGGAGGCGGTGGACGCCGGACCGATCGCGTTTCTGCGCGACGGCGACCGTATTCGCCTGGACGTCGCGAACTGTGTCCTCGACGTGCTCACCGATCCCGCCGAATTCGACTCTCGGCGAACGGGGTTCACGCCGCCCGTGCCGCGCTACAAGACCGGCGTGCTGGCCAAGTACGTCAAGCTGGTCAGCTCGGCGGCGATCGGCGCAGTCTGCGGTTGA
- a CDS encoding molybdopterin oxidoreductase family protein has translation MTGEWHSTACILCECNCGIVVQLDDRRLARIRGDKAHPASQGYTCNKALRLDHYQNSRTRLTSPLRRRADGSYEEIDWDTAIVEIAEGFKRIRDTYGGDKIFYYGGGGQGNHLGGAYSGAFLKALGSRYRSNALAQEKTGESWIDGQLYGGHTRGEFEHAEVAVFVGKNPWMSQSFPRARVVLNEIAKDPARSMIVIDPVLTDTAKMSDFHLRVRPGTDAWCLAALAAILVQENLCDETFLADHVRGADTVCAALRDVAVADYAQHCGVDEELLRAAARRIGAAASVSVFEDLGVQQAPNSTLCSYLNKLLWVLTGNFAKKGGQHLHSSFAPLFGQFSGRTPVTGAPIISGLVPSNVVPEEILTDHPDRFRAMIVESSNPAHSLADSTACREAFRSLELMVVIDVAMTETARLAHYVLPAASQFEKPEATFFNLEFPHNTFQLRRPLLEPLPGTLPEPEIWARLVRALGVVDDADLRPLRDAAQRGRPAYAEAFLSAVATNPTVAQLLPYVLYETLGPTLPDGLRGAAALWGLAQKTAMSYPHAVRRAGHADGNALFDAILDNPSGVTFTVHNYEDDFALIGHSDRKIALEIPSMLDELAALARTPAELTTPDFPIVLSVGERRAYTANDIFRDPSWRKRDADGALRVSVEDAQALGLADGCRARISTAAGSAEATVEITETMLPGHAALPNGFGLDYLDDDGHTVVPGVAPNALTSTGWRDPYAGTPWHKHVPARIEPCRADATVPI, from the coding sequence ATGACCGGTGAATGGCACTCCACCGCCTGCATCTTGTGCGAATGCAACTGCGGCATCGTCGTTCAGCTCGACGACCGCCGGCTAGCCCGCATCCGCGGCGACAAGGCACACCCGGCATCGCAGGGCTACACGTGCAACAAGGCGCTGCGGCTGGACCACTATCAGAACAGCCGCACCCGGCTGACCTCCCCGCTGCGCCGCCGCGCCGACGGCAGCTACGAGGAAATCGACTGGGACACCGCGATCGTGGAGATCGCCGAGGGGTTCAAGCGCATTCGCGACACCTACGGCGGGGACAAGATCTTCTACTACGGCGGCGGCGGGCAGGGCAATCACCTGGGCGGGGCGTACAGCGGCGCCTTCCTGAAAGCGCTGGGATCCCGCTACCGCTCAAATGCGTTGGCGCAGGAGAAAACCGGTGAGTCCTGGATCGACGGACAGTTGTACGGGGGCCACACCAGGGGAGAGTTCGAGCACGCTGAAGTGGCGGTGTTCGTCGGCAAGAATCCGTGGATGTCGCAGAGCTTTCCGCGCGCGCGGGTGGTGCTGAACGAGATCGCCAAGGATCCGGCCCGGTCGATGATCGTCATCGATCCCGTCCTCACCGACACCGCCAAGATGTCCGACTTCCATCTGCGGGTGCGACCCGGCACCGACGCGTGGTGCCTGGCGGCGCTGGCCGCCATCCTCGTCCAGGAAAACCTCTGCGACGAAACTTTTCTCGCCGATCATGTGCGCGGCGCCGACACCGTCTGCGCCGCCTTGCGCGACGTCGCGGTCGCCGACTACGCGCAACACTGCGGGGTCGACGAGGAACTGCTGCGCGCGGCGGCCCGGCGCATCGGCGCCGCCGCCAGCGTGTCGGTCTTCGAGGATCTCGGCGTGCAGCAGGCCCCCAACAGCACGCTGTGCTCCTACCTGAACAAGCTGCTGTGGGTGCTCACCGGCAACTTCGCGAAAAAAGGTGGCCAGCACCTGCATTCGTCGTTCGCGCCGCTGTTCGGCCAGTTCTCCGGCCGCACGCCGGTCACCGGCGCTCCCATCATCTCCGGACTGGTGCCCAGCAACGTGGTGCCCGAGGAAATCCTGACCGACCACCCGGACCGCTTCCGCGCCATGATCGTGGAAAGCAGCAATCCCGCTCACTCGCTGGCCGATTCGACCGCCTGCCGCGAGGCCTTCCGGTCGCTGGAACTGATGGTGGTCATCGACGTCGCGATGACCGAGACCGCCAGGCTCGCCCATTACGTGCTTCCCGCCGCCTCCCAATTCGAGAAGCCCGAGGCCACCTTCTTCAACCTGGAGTTCCCGCACAACACTTTCCAATTGCGCCGCCCGCTGCTGGAGCCGTTGCCCGGAACACTGCCCGAGCCCGAGATCTGGGCCCGGCTGGTGCGCGCGCTCGGCGTGGTCGACGACGCGGATCTGCGGCCCCTGCGCGACGCCGCCCAACGGGGCCGGCCAGCCTACGCCGAGGCCTTCCTATCGGCCGTCGCCACCAATCCCACGGTGGCGCAGCTGCTCCCGTACGTGCTCTACGAGACCCTCGGACCCACGCTGCCGGACGGCCTGCGCGGCGCGGCCGCCCTGTGGGGCCTGGCCCAGAAGACCGCGATGAGCTATCCCCACGCCGTGCGGCGCGCCGGGCACGCCGACGGCAACGCGCTGTTCGACGCGATCCTCGATAACCCCTCGGGAGTGACGTTCACCGTTCACAACTACGAGGACGACTTCGCGTTGATCGGCCACTCCGACCGCAAGATCGCGCTGGAAATCCCGTCGATGCTCGACGAATTGGCGGCGCTGGCCCGCACCCCGGCCGAGCTGACCACCCCCGATTTCCCGATCGTGCTGTCGGTGGGCGAGCGGCGCGCCTACACCGCCAACGACATCTTCCGGGACCCGTCCTGGCGCAAGCGCGATGCCGACGGCGCCTTGCGGGTGAGCGTCGAAGACGCCCAGGCGTTGGGCCTCGCCGACGGATGCCGGGCGCGCATCAGCACCGCGGCCGGCAGCGCCGAGGCGACCGTGGAGATCACCGAGACCATGCTGCCCGGACATGCAGCCCTGCCCAACGGTTTTGGGCTCGACTACCTCGACGACGACGGTCACACCGTCGTACCCGGCGTAGCCCCGAACGCGCTGACCTCGACTGGGTGGCGCGATCCCTATGCGGGCACACCGTGGCACAAGCACGTGCCCGCGCGCATCGAACCCTGCCGAGCAGACGCAACAGTCCCCATTTGA
- a CDS encoding SPW repeat protein, with translation MSTVHSSIDHHPDLLALRARYERVAESMSAHFTFGLALLTGLYVATSPWIVGFSATRSLATSDLIVGIAVAFLAYGFATTLDRAHGMTWTLPVLGVWVIVSTWILPDVALTTGMTWSNVVAGALLTFLGLNATYFGMRTRATGTHA, from the coding sequence ATGAGTACAGTCCATTCATCAATCGATCACCACCCCGATTTGTTGGCGCTACGCGCCCGCTACGAGCGCGTGGCCGAGTCGATGAGTGCGCATTTCACCTTCGGCCTCGCACTGCTGACGGGTCTGTATGTGGCCACGTCGCCGTGGATCGTGGGATTCAGCGCGACGAGGTCGCTCGCCACGTCTGACCTGATCGTCGGGATCGCGGTGGCGTTCCTGGCGTACGGGTTCGCGACGACGCTGGATCGCGCACACGGCATGACGTGGACGTTGCCGGTGCTCGGCGTGTGGGTCATCGTGTCGACGTGGATCCTGCCGGACGTCGCGCTGACCACCGGCATGACCTGGTCGAATGTCGTCGCGGGTGCGTTGTTGACGTTCTTGGGTCTCAACGCCACCTACTTCGGCATGCGCACGCGCGCCACGGGCACCCACGCGTAG
- a CDS encoding L,D-transpeptidase, whose protein sequence is MSGWTKAWTFRGLFAALNVTGWGAVLTLALVLSAAPALADPEPAPGDPGAVAAPPGPPAPPDPFAPPPPPDPLAPPPPPDPVAAPPWVPPMAEPAAASAAGQNPAPFTGTAPFGPPKIQPANGSTVGVGQPIIINFPGRVDDAGAAEGAVHVSSVPAVPGKFYWMTPTQLRWRPLSFWPAHTAVTVDAGGTVSSFRTGDTLVATADDATHQLTVTRNGTVEKTIPMSMGMTSGNHQTPNGTYYVQDKKASVVMDSSTYGVPVSSTYGYKVTVEDAVRFDNVGDYVHSAPWSVDDQGKRDVSHGCINISPSNAKWFFDNFGAGDPIIVKNSTGGSYKKNDGSADWMN, encoded by the coding sequence ATGTCGGGCTGGACGAAGGCCTGGACTTTCAGGGGTCTCTTCGCCGCTCTGAACGTCACCGGCTGGGGCGCTGTCTTGACCCTGGCGCTGGTGCTGAGCGCGGCCCCCGCGCTGGCCGACCCGGAGCCGGCCCCCGGTGATCCGGGCGCCGTCGCCGCCCCGCCCGGCCCGCCCGCGCCGCCGGATCCCTTCGCGCCGCCACCCCCGCCCGACCCGCTGGCACCGCCGCCCCCGCCCGACCCGGTGGCGGCCCCGCCATGGGTTCCGCCGATGGCGGAACCCGCGGCCGCCTCGGCCGCCGGGCAGAACCCCGCCCCGTTCACCGGGACCGCGCCATTCGGGCCCCCGAAGATCCAGCCCGCCAACGGGTCGACCGTGGGCGTTGGCCAGCCGATCATCATCAACTTCCCGGGACGGGTCGACGACGCCGGCGCCGCCGAAGGCGCGGTCCACGTCTCGTCGGTGCCCGCGGTCCCGGGCAAGTTCTACTGGATGACCCCCACGCAGCTGCGCTGGCGGCCGTTGAGCTTCTGGCCCGCCCACACCGCGGTGACCGTCGACGCCGGGGGCACCGTGTCGAGCTTCCGCACCGGAGACACGCTGGTGGCGACGGCCGACGACGCCACGCATCAGTTGACCGTGACCCGCAACGGCACGGTGGAGAAGACGATCCCGATGTCGATGGGCATGACGTCCGGTAACCACCAGACCCCCAATGGCACCTACTACGTGCAGGACAAGAAGGCGTCGGTGGTGATGGACTCGTCGACCTACGGGGTGCCGGTCAGTTCGACCTACGGCTACAAGGTGACGGTGGAGGACGCGGTCCGCTTCGACAACGTCGGCGACTACGTGCACAGCGCCCCCTGGTCGGTGGACGACCAGGGCAAGCGCGACGTCAGCCACGGCTGCATCAACATCAGCCCGTCCAACGCGAAGTGGTTCTTCGACAACTTCGGCGCGGGGGACCCGATCATCGTGAAGAACTCCACCGGCGGCAGCTACAAGAAGAACGACGGCTCCGCCGACTGGATGAACTAG
- a CDS encoding TetR/AcrR family transcriptional regulator translates to MRGPRERMVISAALLIRERGAHATAISDVLEHSGAPRGSAYHYFPGGRTQLLCDAVDYAGDHVAEIIAEAENGLQLIDTLIDKYRQQLLDTDFRAGCPIVAVSVEAGEQQDAERMAPVVERAAAVFDRWTDLIAQRFIADGIARERGGELAVLATTALEGAILLARVRRDLMPLDVVRRQLRELLLATPPHQVTEEDVPQ, encoded by the coding sequence GTGCGCGGTCCACGCGAACGGATGGTGATCTCGGCGGCGCTGCTGATCAGGGAGCGCGGCGCGCACGCCACCGCCATCTCCGACGTGCTCGAGCACAGCGGGGCGCCGCGCGGTTCGGCGTACCACTACTTCCCGGGCGGCCGCACGCAACTGCTGTGCGACGCGGTGGACTACGCCGGCGACCACGTCGCCGAGATCATCGCCGAGGCCGAGAACGGCCTGCAGCTGATCGACACCCTGATCGACAAATACCGCCAACAGCTGCTCGACACCGACTTCCGCGCCGGCTGTCCCATCGTGGCCGTCTCCGTGGAGGCGGGCGAGCAGCAGGACGCCGAGCGCATGGCGCCGGTCGTCGAGCGTGCGGCGGCGGTGTTCGACCGCTGGACCGACCTGATCGCGCAGCGCTTCATCGCCGACGGCATAGCCCGGGAACGAGGGGGTGAACTGGCGGTCCTGGCCACCACCGCGCTCGAGGGCGCGATCCTGCTGGCCCGGGTGCGCCGCGATCTGATGCCCCTTGACGTCGTGCGCCGTCAGCTGCGCGAGCTGCTGTTGGCGACCCCGCCCCATCAGGTAACCGAAGAGGATGTCCCGCAATGA
- a CDS encoding transcriptional regulator produces MTLAGARNEFIPPPRPRRPAPEQRNRGNGPSGSVPDLDQPVEFWPTAAIRSALQGGDIATWKRIAGALKRDPYGRTARQVEEVLGGTRPYGIAKALWEVLERARTHLDANERAEVARHVRLLIDRSGLAQQEFASRIGVSAEELGGYLDGSTSPTAALMIRIRRLSDRFVKVKSGPSAESN; encoded by the coding sequence GCCCGCAACGAATTCATCCCCCCACCGCGGCCCCGCCGGCCGGCCCCTGAGCAGCGCAACCGCGGTAACGGGCCGTCCGGATCGGTTCCGGACCTCGACCAGCCGGTGGAGTTCTGGCCGACGGCCGCCATCCGTTCGGCGCTTCAGGGCGGGGACATCGCGACCTGGAAACGCATCGCCGGCGCGTTGAAGCGCGACCCGTACGGTCGCACCGCCCGCCAGGTCGAAGAGGTCCTCGGCGGCACCCGGCCCTACGGCATCGCCAAGGCGCTGTGGGAGGTGCTCGAGCGCGCCCGCACCCACCTGGACGCCAACGAGCGCGCCGAGGTGGCGCGCCACGTGCGGCTGCTGATCGACCGTTCGGGACTCGCGCAGCAGGAATTCGCGTCCCGCATCGGAGTCAGCGCCGAGGAACTGGGCGGCTACCTCGACGGCAGCACCAGCCCGACGGCCGCGCTGATGATCCGGATCCGCCGCCTGTCGGATCGGTTCGTCAAGGTGAAGTCCGGCCCCTCGGCCGAATCCAACTGA
- a CDS encoding metal-sensitive transcriptional regulator, whose translation MTDEHGYSQQKDNYAKRLRRIEGQVRGIARMIEEDKYCIDVLTQVSAVNSALRSVALNLLDEHLSHCVTRAVAEGGAEADAKLTEASAAIARLVRS comes from the coding sequence ATGACCGACGAACACGGGTACTCGCAGCAGAAGGACAATTACGCCAAGCGGCTGCGGCGCATCGAGGGCCAGGTGCGGGGCATCGCCCGCATGATCGAGGAAGACAAGTACTGCATCGACGTCCTGACCCAGGTCAGCGCCGTCAACAGCGCGTTGCGGTCGGTCGCGCTGAATTTGCTCGATGAGCACCTGAGCCACTGCGTCACCCGGGCCGTGGCCGAGGGCGGCGCCGAGGCCGACGCCAAGCTCACCGAGGCCTCCGCCGCGATCGCTCGCCTCGTTCGCTCCTGA
- a CDS encoding M13 family metallopeptidase, which yields MTNTALRSGIDLSHVDDSIRPQDDLFGHVNGRWLAEYEIPADRATDGAFRQLYDRAEEQVRDLIVEASEQGSAAGDPDAQRIGDLYASFLDEETVQRRGVRPLLDELAVIDGAADADALAAALGALQRTGVGGGVAMYVDTDAKNSARYLVHFTQSGLGLPDESYYREEQHAEVLEAYPGHIARMFGLVFGGDPESHIQTAERIVALETRLAEAHWDVVKRRDADLSYNLRTFAELRDESVGFDWVTWVAALGTNVDALAEVVVRQPDYIRSFAELWRGEDLEVWKSWARWRVIRARSSWLTDELVAADFDFYGRRLTGAEQIRERWKRAVSLVEGLMGDAVGKLYVQRHFPPGAKARIDELVANLRAAYRMSINDLEWMTPQTRERALAKLDKFTAKVGYPAKWRDYSALVIDRNDLYGNYQRGYAVDHDRELAKLGGPVDKDEWFMTPQTVNAYYNPGMNEIVFPAAILQPPFFDAEADDAANYGGIGAVIGHEIGHGFDDQGAKYDGDGNLVDWWTDADRTEFGTRTKALIEQYDTYIPRGLAGGHHVNGAFTVGENIGDLGGLSIALLAYQLSLNGQPAPVIDGLTGVQRVFYGWAQVWRTKSRDAEAIRRLAVDPHSPPEFRCNGVLRNMDAFYDAFDGADSGALFLEPDRRVKIWN from the coding sequence GTGACGAATACGGCTCTCCGCTCGGGCATCGACCTGAGCCACGTAGACGACAGCATCCGCCCCCAAGACGACCTGTTCGGTCACGTCAACGGTCGTTGGCTGGCCGAATACGAGATACCGGCGGACCGGGCCACCGACGGCGCCTTCCGGCAGCTCTACGACCGCGCCGAGGAGCAGGTGCGCGACCTCATCGTCGAGGCCAGCGAGCAGGGTTCGGCGGCCGGCGACCCCGACGCGCAGCGCATCGGCGATCTGTATGCGAGCTTCCTGGACGAGGAAACCGTGCAGCGCCGCGGTGTGCGCCCGCTGCTCGACGAGCTGGCCGTGATCGATGGCGCCGCCGACGCCGACGCGCTGGCCGCGGCCCTGGGCGCGCTGCAGCGCACCGGGGTGGGCGGCGGCGTCGCGATGTACGTGGACACCGACGCCAAGAACTCGGCGCGCTACCTGGTGCACTTCACCCAGTCCGGGCTCGGCCTGCCCGATGAGTCCTACTACCGCGAGGAGCAGCACGCCGAGGTGCTCGAGGCCTACCCCGGGCACATCGCGCGGATGTTCGGCCTGGTGTTCGGCGGGGACCCGGAAAGCCACATCCAGACCGCTGAGCGCATCGTCGCGCTTGAGACCAGGCTGGCCGAGGCGCACTGGGACGTGGTCAAGCGCCGCGACGCCGACCTCAGCTACAACCTGCGTACGTTCGCGGAATTGCGCGACGAATCGGTGGGCTTCGACTGGGTCACGTGGGTCGCCGCACTGGGCACCAACGTTGACGCGCTCGCGGAGGTCGTTGTGCGCCAACCGGATTACATTCGGTCATTCGCCGAATTGTGGCGCGGCGAAGACCTCGAGGTGTGGAAGAGCTGGGCACGCTGGCGGGTGATCCGCGCCCGATCCTCCTGGCTGACCGACGAACTGGTGGCCGCGGACTTCGACTTCTACGGCCGCCGCCTGACCGGGGCCGAGCAGATCCGCGAGCGGTGGAAGCGCGCGGTCTCGCTGGTCGAGGGCCTGATGGGCGACGCGGTCGGAAAGCTGTACGTGCAGCGGCATTTCCCGCCCGGCGCCAAGGCGCGCATCGACGAGCTGGTGGCCAACCTGCGGGCGGCCTACCGGATGAGCATCAACGACCTGGAATGGATGACACCGCAGACCAGGGAGCGGGCGCTGGCCAAGCTGGACAAGTTCACCGCCAAGGTCGGCTACCCGGCGAAGTGGCGGGACTACTCCGCGCTGGTGATCGACCGCAACGACCTCTACGGCAACTACCAGCGCGGGTACGCCGTCGACCACGACCGCGAGCTGGCCAAGCTCGGCGGTCCGGTGGACAAGGACGAGTGGTTCATGACCCCGCAGACGGTCAACGCGTACTACAACCCGGGGATGAACGAAATCGTTTTCCCCGCGGCCATTTTGCAGCCGCCGTTCTTCGACGCCGAGGCCGACGATGCCGCGAACTACGGCGGCATCGGTGCGGTGATCGGGCACGAGATCGGCCACGGCTTTGACGACCAGGGCGCCAAGTACGACGGTGACGGGAACCTGGTCGACTGGTGGACGGATGCCGACCGCACCGAATTCGGCACCCGCACAAAAGCTCTCATCGAACAGTACGACACGTACATCCCGCGGGGGCTCGCCGGCGGCCACCACGTGAACGGCGCGTTCACCGTCGGGGAGAACATCGGCGACCTGGGCGGGTTGTCGATCGCGCTGCTCGCCTACCAGTTGTCGCTGAACGGCCAGCCCGCTCCGGTGATCGACGGCCTGACCGGCGTGCAGCGCGTGTTCTACGGCTGGGCCCAGGTGTGGCGCACCAAATCCCGTGACGCCGAAGCGATCCGGCGCCTGGCGGTGGACCCGCACTCGCCGCCGGAATTCCGCTGCAACGGCGTGCTGCGCAACATGGACGCCTTCTACGACGCTTTCGACGGCGCCGACTCCGGAGCGCTGTTCTTGGAGCCGGACCGCCGGGTCAAGATCTGGAACTGA
- a CDS encoding MFS transporter: MTAETANTAARTWTPRIAAQLAILAAAAFTYVTAEILPVGALPAIARNLNVSLVLVGTLLSWYALVAALTTIPLVRWTAHLPRRRVLVVSLTCLTASQVISALAPNFAVLAAGRVLCAITHGLLWSVIAPIATRLVPPSHAGRATTSIYVGTSLALVVGSPLTAALSLMWGWRLAVVCVTVAAALVTVAARLMLPEMVLTEDQLAHVGPRSRHHRNPRLITVSVLAMIAVTGHFVSYTFIVELIRNVLGVRGPNLAWVLAAYGLAGLLSVPLVARPLDHRPKSAVILCMAGLTAAFVVLTALAFGGRSGATTALIGTAAIVLWGAMATAVSPMMQSAAMRNGADDPDGASGLYVTAFQVGIMAGSLAGGLLYEHSVTTMLIASAILMAVALVGIAANRRMLDVPQPPPTSSLDS, encoded by the coding sequence ATGACTGCCGAAACCGCCAACACAGCCGCGCGAACGTGGACGCCACGGATCGCGGCTCAGCTCGCCATCCTCGCGGCCGCGGCCTTCACCTATGTCACCGCCGAGATTTTGCCGGTCGGGGCGCTGCCGGCGATCGCCCGCAACCTCAACGTCAGCTTGGTCCTGGTTGGCACCCTGCTGTCGTGGTACGCCCTGGTGGCGGCGCTGACGACGATCCCGCTGGTGCGCTGGACGGCGCACCTGCCCCGCCGCCGCGTGCTGGTGGTGAGCCTGACCTGCCTGACCGCCTCGCAGGTGATCTCGGCGCTGGCGCCCAACTTCGCGGTGCTGGCCGCCGGGCGGGTGCTGTGCGCGATCACCCACGGCCTGCTGTGGTCGGTCATCGCGCCGATCGCGACCCGGTTGGTGCCGCCCAGCCACGCCGGGCGCGCGACCACGTCGATCTACGTCGGCACCAGCCTGGCGCTGGTCGTGGGCAGCCCGCTGACCGCGGCCCTGAGCCTGATGTGGGGCTGGCGCCTGGCCGTCGTGTGCGTCACCGTGGCGGCCGCGCTGGTCACGGTCGCCGCGCGGCTGATGCTGCCGGAGATGGTGCTCACGGAGGACCAGCTGGCCCACGTCGGGCCCCGGTCCCGCCATCACCGCAACCCCCGGCTGATCACGGTGAGCGTGCTGGCGATGATCGCGGTGACCGGCCATTTCGTGTCCTACACGTTCATCGTCGAGTTGATCCGCAACGTCCTGGGCGTGCGGGGGCCGAACCTGGCCTGGGTGCTGGCCGCCTACGGGCTGGCCGGCCTGCTGTCGGTGCCGCTGGTGGCGCGGCCGCTGGACCACCGGCCCAAGAGCGCCGTCATCCTGTGCATGGCCGGACTGACGGCGGCCTTCGTGGTGCTGACCGCGCTGGCGTTCGGCGGCCGGTCCGGCGCGACGACCGCACTGATCGGCACCGCCGCGATCGTGCTGTGGGGAGCCATGGCCACCGCCGTGTCGCCGATGATGCAATCCGCCGCCATGCGCAACGGGGCCGACGACCCCGACGGCGCGTCGGGTCTGTACGTGACGGCGTTTCAGGTCGGCATCATGGCCGGCTCGTTGGCGGGTGGTCTTCTCTACGAGCACAGCGTCACGACGATGCTCATCGCTTCGGCGATCCTGATGGCGGTCGCGCTCGTCGGCATCGCGGCCAACCGGCGGATGCTCGACGTCCCCCAGCCGCCGCCGACAAGCTCACTCGATTCATAA